Within Marinomonas mediterranea MMB-1, the genomic segment CCCGATTCTTATTCTTTACATAATTATGAGTGATTTTTTTGAGATGAGGGGGTTAGAGAGAGTTTAGAGGTGCTTTAAGCCGCACCCCCTTAAATAACAACCAAAACATAAAAGGTAGCTCACCTATAATAGCTGCGCTGACTGCAGCCTGATCGAAGAGAACTTCGAAGGCTGGATACAGCATCGTACCAAAGCCATGAACCGCATAACCAATACCTGCAATAGATAGAAGAGCCCCAAGCACTTTTGGCATAAACCCCGATTTATAAATCAGCACACCAACGATCACACAGTGACAAGCAAAGAACATTTCCCAGATCAATTCGCCAAATTGATTCAGTTGAATTAACAACATCACATTGTCCGCTTGAAGATGAGCTTCAAACCACTCAGACGACGTATTTTCGCTCGTTAATATACAAATTCCCCCAAGTGCCAATAAGTTAGCGCCTTGCATCACAGCATTTCCCAAACGGGCAAAAGCCGCAGTCAACGCCAACAGCGGACTCACCGAACGAAATAAAAAGTAAATGAGCGCAGACACAAACAACTCTGTTATGAAGATGAAACCAACACTGACAATGCCCATCCGTAGCAACCATTGATCGGACTGAATATTTTGGATAGTTTGAGCCGCGCTCGTCGGATCAAACAACGTGCTAGGAACATACATCAAACTGAACGAGCCGCACACCAACAATACGACATACAATGCACCGATCCCATGCGCATATTGTTTTCGTTGTTGTTCAGATAGCATCATTTTGAACCCCTCAATATCTCTCTCTGATTTTCACGTATTGACGGCACCGACATAGACACAACCACACTGCCTAGCTCGCCTCCTTTATCGGCAAACACGTGCGCGCCAGAAATATGTTCAAAGGGAAAGGTGGCCGAAATCGCCGGAGAAAAACGTCCCTGTAGCGCTAGACCAACCAAACGCTCCATATAGTCAACACGTTCAGAGGCAACACCCGTTATGATGCGCTTGCCTTGACCAAGCGGAATAAGGGGTAAACACAATCCAGCAAAAAGGTTATTCGATACGATCAAGGCCAAACGACCATTCGGTTTTAAGCAACGTGTCAGCTCTCGCGTTCGATACGCTCCTGTACAATCTAAAATCACATCATACTGGCGCTGCAATGCAGTAGAAGACAACAAGACTTCGTCAGCACCTAGCCGTTTAAGGTCGCGAGCAAACTGCTCAGGCCGTCTGACAGACGTGACGACACGAGCCCCCAGAACACGCGCTATTTGAATCGCCGCAGATCCGACTACGCCGTTGCCGCCAATCACCAACAAGGATTCATTGGGCTGAAGGCAGGCTCTTCGCTCCAGGTAATCCAACGCGGTGATTCCGCCGAAGCACAGCGCGGCGGCTTTTTCATCGGATAATACGTCAGGTTGATGAACGATCAGGGCAGATTTATCCACTGTTACAAACTGGGCGTGCGCCCCAAGCGCAACGCCTGTATTGACGATCACTTTATCCCCAATATTAAAGCAGTGGACGTCGTCCCCTTTGGCAATGACTTTACCGCTGAGCTCCGTACCTAATACCCCTTTCCTGGGTTTGATCAGGCCAAACATAGCCCGAACGAGAAACCGATAACCAAAGGGCACATCCAACGAACGAATACGTCGATCTCCTGATGCAATGGTTGAACACTGCACCTGCACGCATACTTGAGTGGGCTGTAAGTCGTCGACGACGACCTCTTCGATTACGATGTTTTCTGGTCCACCATACTGTTTTAAAACGGCTGCTTTCATTCTGTTCCCCAAGTTCAATAACGATTAATGGGGAAATTTTAAAAAGGGATGAGGGTGAGAGGCATCACCACATGATGTGATTTAGTAAGTAGATCTGTATTAAAGCGACTCTATATATGAAAGCCAGTCTGCATTAAAACAAGCCAAGCTCATTTGCTTTCACAACGGCCGAACGACGGCTATTCACATTCAATTTCATGTATATATTCTTCGTATGTGTTCGAAGCGTATTAAGCGAGACATATAACTTAGCCGCTATTTGAGGGCCACTCAGCTCCGTATTCAGCCATTGCAACACTTCTTGCTCTCGTTCACTAAGCGGTTCTAACAGGCGAGTACAATCAGGCAATCGCGGTGTTTCACGCTCTGCCTCTCTACCTTGCTTAACAGGCAATGCACCTCGTTTTATATCAGTAAACGTCGCGAGCAGCGTCTTGGCTCTTGCTTTGTACTCTTTCTGATTACACGACTGTAAAAAAGGCTCTACAATCAGCATCAAGCTGTCGTCCATCAGCAATCGCACGACTTGCTGTCGCAGGGCTTCATTGACAAGACTCTCCAATTGATTGATTGCCTGCGCGACATTCATCTGTTTAATCAATAAGCTCACACTCAACAACGCACCCACAATCTGATCAGTAACAAACTGACTAGCAGCACAATACTTTTGATGAGCTTGTATGACTTGATCAAGCAAGCCTAAATCCACATCGTTTTTGAGCAATCGAATTCTTAACTGAAATTGCAGCCGTGTACGGTTCTCAAGGTTAATGTCCATATGAAACCAAGGCTGCTGCTCTTCAAGATCGACCAAGCACTGATCGTATTTCTGTTGCTTAATCAGCTTATGCCAGCGTACGTCATGGATACTGACTAAACTGGGCGTTGGCATCGGTCTGACTAATGACTGAGCCTCGTCTAAATACATCTGCCCTTGGGAAAGATCGTTCTTCGCAAAGCAAATACGCGCCAACAAAAGAGAAGCCCTAAAGCGCGCTTCCTCCAACCCCGCTTGCGGCCCAAGCTCTAACGCTTGATCCAAGGCTTGTTGCGCCTTATTGAGCTGATTCCGCTCGTAATATAAATCAGCAAGTGTGATTTGGCAGTCAGCCGCGCCTTGAGGCGCAAAAGCCACATGTTCAATAAGGGACAAAGCATAACAACAGTCCTTTTCGGCTTGCCGCAACTGCCCATTGGCACTTAGAAAGTTCGACTGAAGAAAATAGACAGAAAGCGTGGCGCTCAGGTCGTCAGCCATGGCAATGCGGCTTAAAGATTGCCGAGTCATTTCAATTGCTTTCGTCAAGAGCCCTTGCTGAAAATAGGAAATTCCGACTAAGGCAACAGCGGCGCCATGCCACATGGTTTCTTCCATCGGTAAATACGCCATCGCCTCTTCCGCTTTGGCGACACTTACGTTCACATCGCCTTGCGTGGCCGCATGATAAGACGCGCATATCGAGATCAATCCTCGGGTTGTCGCGCGCGTCTCAGGATTTGGATCATGCTGCGCTTTTTGCAGCCAATAAGCGGACTGTTCGACATGGCTACACAATAAAATCAGAGCGTAGTGCGCGCACAAATACGGGCGTTCTATTATTGCTTGTTCAGGCAGTCGCTTCATCCAAACCGAGAATACAGACTCTGGCGTATGATTACGCAACACACCCCAATGACGAGCGATCAGGTTGGCGGTAAACGCTATGTCCTGAGATTTAAACGCTTCTTCAATCGCTTCGATCAAGAGATCGTGCGTTAGATACCAATGCGCTGCCTTGCGATGTAAATGGGCTGAGTCCAGAGAGGTAAGCGGCGACAATGCCATTAACGCTTGAGCAAACAAATGATGATATCGATACCACTCACGCTTATTATCCAAAGCCATGGTAAAAAGATTGCTTTGCTCAAGTTCTTGTAAAATTTGTTCCGAAGCATCGATGCCAGTCACCGCATAACTAAGCGACGCATTAAAGCGTTCTAAAAAGGCCGTGCTAAATAGGAAACGTCGTGTACGTTCACTCAGATTAGCGAGCACCTCGTCAGCAAGATAATCAACCACAAAACGATGGGTTTCATCAAACATATGCAAGGCCGTCTTTGAAGACGGTAATGTTGCATAATCGAACCCGCTCAAACTGCTAAGCTGAAGGCCTGCAACCCAACCTTCTGTGACCAATTCGATCTTTTCAGCCAGATACTCGGGGAGAGGATCGCTTTGACGCTCTTCCATGAACGCAATAATTTCGTTCTGATTAAAGCGCAGATCTTGCGTTCGAATTTCACCTAACACACCGCGTAATCGCCATTTCGACAAAGGCAGATTTGGCTCTTCTCTTGTAATGAGGGTTAACTGAAAATTGGGGTACGCACTTTCGACGATCAGATTTAGAAGACGATTATTTTCTTCACTTTCTGCCAAATGGTAATCGTCTAATACGAGCGTTAATGGCGTCGATAAATAAGCCAATTCGTTCGCCAAGCTGATTGCCACATCGTCGACAATCGCTCCTCTAAGACCGTCGAGAATAGCAAGCGCTTCTGCTCCTAGTTCTCGTGATTGTGTCTGCAAACTGCCAATCATATACCGAAGCAAAGACGACGCTTCTCGCTCTGATACATCGAGAGACAGCCATGCCAGTGAGCGAGATTGTTGCTCCGCCCACATCGACACCGCTGAACTTTTGCCAAACCCAGCAGGCGCGCACACCAAACACAAAGACCGCGATGCATATAGATCGAACAAGGCATGCAGGCGACGGCGCTTAATATGGTTCGCTTGCGCTAAAGGCGTTAATAACTTACTTAAGAGCAGCTGCATGACTCTCCTATTTATTCCGCTTGGCGAGCTCATTCAAAATAGACACTTCAAAATAGACACGTTTCATAATACGTTGACTTATGTGAACAAAAAATACCATTTGTTATAAGAGTGTAAAAATGTACCAAGGTACAATAGTAAGTATGGCAGCTTGATCCTAC encodes:
- a CDS encoding DUF4386 domain-containing protein; the encoded protein is MMLSEQQRKQYAHGIGALYVVLLVCGSFSLMYVPSTLFDPTSAAQTIQNIQSDQWLLRMGIVSVGFIFITELFVSALIYFLFRSVSPLLALTAAFARLGNAVMQGANLLALGGICILTSENTSSEWFEAHLQADNVMLLIQLNQFGELIWEMFFACHCVIVGVLIYKSGFMPKVLGALLSIAGIGYAVHGFGTMLYPAFEVLFDQAAVSAAIIGELPFMFWLLFKGVRLKAPLNSL
- a CDS encoding quinone oxidoreductase family protein: MKAAVLKQYGGPENIVIEEVVVDDLQPTQVCVQVQCSTIASGDRRIRSLDVPFGYRFLVRAMFGLIKPRKGVLGTELSGKVIAKGDDVHCFNIGDKVIVNTGVALGAHAQFVTVDKSALIVHQPDVLSDEKAAALCFGGITALDYLERRACLQPNESLLVIGGNGVVGSAAIQIARVLGARVVTSVRRPEQFARDLKRLGADEVLLSSTALQRQYDVILDCTGAYRTRELTRCLKPNGRLALIVSNNLFAGLCLPLIPLGQGKRIITGVASERVDYMERLVGLALQGRFSPAISATFPFEHISGAHVFADKGGELGSVVVSMSVPSIRENQREILRGSK
- a CDS encoding LuxR C-terminal-related transcriptional regulator, coding for MQLLLSKLLTPLAQANHIKRRRLHALFDLYASRSLCLVCAPAGFGKSSAVSMWAEQQSRSLAWLSLDVSEREASSLLRYMIGSLQTQSRELGAEALAILDGLRGAIVDDVAISLANELAYLSTPLTLVLDDYHLAESEENNRLLNLIVESAYPNFQLTLITREEPNLPLSKWRLRGVLGEIRTQDLRFNQNEIIAFMEERQSDPLPEYLAEKIELVTEGWVAGLQLSSLSGFDYATLPSSKTALHMFDETHRFVVDYLADEVLANLSERTRRFLFSTAFLERFNASLSYAVTGIDASEQILQELEQSNLFTMALDNKREWYRYHHLFAQALMALSPLTSLDSAHLHRKAAHWYLTHDLLIEAIEEAFKSQDIAFTANLIARHWGVLRNHTPESVFSVWMKRLPEQAIIERPYLCAHYALILLCSHVEQSAYWLQKAQHDPNPETRATTRGLISICASYHAATQGDVNVSVAKAEEAMAYLPMEETMWHGAAVALVGISYFQQGLLTKAIEMTRQSLSRIAMADDLSATLSVYFLQSNFLSANGQLRQAEKDCCYALSLIEHVAFAPQGAADCQITLADLYYERNQLNKAQQALDQALELGPQAGLEEARFRASLLLARICFAKNDLSQGQMYLDEAQSLVRPMPTPSLVSIHDVRWHKLIKQQKYDQCLVDLEEQQPWFHMDINLENRTRLQFQLRIRLLKNDVDLGLLDQVIQAHQKYCAASQFVTDQIVGALLSVSLLIKQMNVAQAINQLESLVNEALRQQVVRLLMDDSLMLIVEPFLQSCNQKEYKARAKTLLATFTDIKRGALPVKQGREAERETPRLPDCTRLLEPLSEREQEVLQWLNTELSGPQIAAKLYVSLNTLRTHTKNIYMKLNVNSRRSAVVKANELGLF